The nucleotide sequence CCGATGAAGTTATGGACGGGAGCAATAACAGAATTGAATCTATCGAAAGAAAATTAAAATCGCTTATCGTCGAGAGCATAGCAATAAACTAATTGCATCAAAACATGCTGAATATAGTAAGTTATTTGAACTTATTGGACGGACAATAGCTGCGATAAAAACCGTGTCAGACAGTGGCCAAATTAAATCCATGAAATTAAATGCTTCCAATGAAGTATAATTGAAGTATTTCGTTGATACTGGTAGACAATGTCCTTGTTCTGGGTTTGTTAAACTGTATTGGTGTTTTGTAGTCCTGTATTAGTTGCCCGCTGTGAATAAACCGGTCACCTttggggagggaggggggggggggcatttgtaACTTAGTTGGATATCTGATAAAGAACATGCCCAGACTTACACAAAGTCAACGAATAGTACAacgcatttatatattaaaatatttaaacaacatgTGTGGGAAGCCTTGATCATGTCTAAATGTGTATGTAAATCACATTGTTACATTACGATGAATGCGTTCAAAGCATTTTGATGATGCAAagtaaaaagcaacaacaacacatCATACTTCAGGGAAACATATTGCGAACACAAAATCTAACATTCAGGACGTTGTTTACGAAAATAAATTGTGTCTGTATTGCTAATTATCAAGGGTACGTCGAACATATTCCAATGCTCCCCTGTATCTTTATATTGTTAGAATTGTGTATTTGTATTCAAACCTATAATGTTCAACGTTCTCATATGCAACATAGTCTACGCTTGGACTTTTCTGACCGATCAGGGTTGACCATGGCTGTAATAGCCGATGACGTTTTACAATTTGGGCTATCATTTGTTATTGAATTGTATAGCTCGAAAAGTGATGGTAGGTCCGGCGAGATATATTCTGGAAATCGGACTTCCTGCTCATTTACGTACAGTTCACGTAAAGTCGTGCCACACAGTTGAAACTCAAGATTGATATTCGACAAACAATTATCATGTTTGAAATACATGAAGCACAGCTTATGAACGTATGTGTTCCCTATTGTTTGTTTGAAACTTGAAACCTGAATCAAGAACAAGAATAAGAACAATAGGAAAGTAAAAGATCAGTGCCGACGTCATTGGCATGCAAAATAGCACAACAAGGGTGGACATGTGAATATCTCGTGCCTCTCATGTCAAACGTAGACAAGGTTTACATTTCGATTATGTTTCGGTGCATAGGTAGCTTCATTAGTTTGTTACTCAATACCATTTAGAGAAAGGCGTAATTTCATGCTGAACCTAAGTGCAATGTAACCTGAGCAAAGGACAGGTGCGAGctattttcatatatttacaaatatacagcTTTTTGACGAttgtttttccctttttttctttGAATTGTACGCTCTTCATACCTCGAAGTCTTGATGCGGTCATTGTTGTGTTATCTTCCCTTCGTGATTTAATCCGAACGTTAAACAAGTTTTGTCTCAGCTCCACTTTAGACAACGCGTGGACTCATTGACGGCTGTTGCTTATTGCTgtttattataatacatattCCAAATATATCACCCAAACTCTTTTGGGCTTTCATTATGAACAATATCAGATCAATTTCGACTGGACTGTCAAGCTCCTATTTAGCGCATCTGGGTTTACCGTTTTGTTTAACATACTGCTGTTTACGTTTTTTGTAATTATGACCTAAAACTGCAAGATCGTCTGCTAGCTGATTGTGACGTCATAATCGTCAGTATCAACATACTTAACGGTCGTTGAAGCTTTTCTTTAACATGGCAACTGTTAGTTAAGTTATTAATCAACAGCAGGGATGTACCGTGGATCACACCAAAGAGAACAAAATAGTAATGAGACGCCCGAATAAACGAAACATGCTAGTTTAACGTGTAAAAGTTCTTGCATGTGATAATAGTGTGAAGTAAATTTGAAGACATTCACGCCCTTTGATACAAAAGCATTTTGATACGCGGAATTTTATTacttattatttgtataatgaaGGTTTACCATTATGCGTGCACGTTTATCGCCAATTTTACAAATGCGTTTACTAAACGATTAAGACAATTCTtcttacacaaataaattattaataaactgTCAAATTAAAGTGAAATTAAACCATACAATCAAACGATCAAGTGCACCTAAAACCCTAATAAAACCACGAGAAATCGAGTGTCGCGCTAGAAGAGTTCCGAATGGAATTCTTGATCCCGTGACTTCATAATGGCGAACCAAATGTCTATAGGTCTTCTGTCAAATGAAACAAAAGAACTTTCTAGCTGTTTGAAAATGAATATAGCGATTATCAGCGGTGTATAATGACAGTCTTCGATTGTTTGACTAGTTGTCAACTAAGGggaaaatattttgaaaacaacattCAATATTGTCGTAACCAAAGCTAATAATAGTTTCTCGATAACTAATTAATTCATAGcgaattttgtttcaatatttgaatcTTAAAAACAGGTTGATATGGAAGTTTTTGATACTTAttttaattgaacatttaacGGATTAACAAGTGTTTTAAGTAAGTTCTATTATAGCTTTTTCGagatttgcatattttaatttaGAAGTCATCCGAAAAAATGTGGaacaatcatatttttttaatgcaacaaACGTCAGTTGTTATACTAATGTCTGATGTTGTTATTTTCGGATTAAAACAGGAGTACACGCGACAATTAGTGGTTGTAGTAATGGCATTCTTCTTAATATAGAACCTTGTCATGATAGTTTATAAATAGTGTAGTCtgatatatatgagcctcgttctgagaaaactgggcataatgcatgtgcgtaaagtgtcgtcccagattagcctgtacagtccgcacaggctaatcagggacactttccgctttactgacatctttcgtttaaatgaagtctcttcttaagaAAAATCCAAttcaggtggaaagtgtcgttcctgattagcctgtgcggactgcacaggctaatctgggacgacactttacgcacatgtattaagcccagttttctcagaacgccgcTCATATCATCGTTTATAAATGAGCTTTGGAAATTTGGATGTTGTTATTTATAgtattttgttaagaaaagtATTTAAGTTCAAGTTGAATATATTACTTATGACATCATGCGACACGTGATCACTAATCCATAAACATCTAAACTTAATGTACTTAGTATTagtttataacattattttaaagtatttttaaattgaatacTGAAAAATAGCAAACGATAGGTGAACAAACAACAACCATTTATTAGGTATTCTAGttataaataacaaagaaaaaaaatcttgctTTTGGTCGAGTTTAGATTGGGTCCCTTTTTATTAATTAAGTAACACGACACATTATTTGACTTCACTTATCCTTTCTTTTTTCAGGAGGACACGCTTACCCACAGGACTACGTCTTTACTGTTAGGAGGACACGCTTACCCACAGGACTACGTCTTTACTGTTAAGCGCTGCAACATGATTCCATCTCATTTAACGATGTCAGGACAAACTAAATCAGCGTTTAGTTGACACTTTTTCACAGAATATATTATCTCGATTGTATACAGGGATTTTCTCCTAGATGTTGTAGTGCAATTAATGCAACTACTTTGCTTATAGCGGGTCATTTCCAATTCATAGTTGCATACACACTTCTGATGTCGCAAATCATTATGTCATATTGAATGATTCTAATTGTGTGTTGGAAAACGCATGACCTGAAATACGTGCATGTACAGAATCGCGACTTCAGAAATTCTCTAACAGTGTAAAAAAAGTCTACGTTCTCATCTGTATGACTGAAATTttcggaatatatatatatatatatatatatattacaactCAACCGCTTGCACATCGAGGATTTTGAAACATTGTTTTCGGGAATGTTGAAATACTCAACAGCCGTGACGAATGACGACGGTATTGTATCGCCAACGCATAGACCGGATATAGACTATACACGTCGCACGATAGAAGTTTCTGCAGGAAGTAAAGGCGGCGCCTCTAAAATGGGGATAAAACGGCGCGCCGGTGTGAAGAAAATTCTGTCGAGGGACCAGCGAGATTTGCAGTTCAAAACTCAGGTAATTTGAGCACCGCTTTGGGAAaacggcttaatgcatgtgcgtagataGTCTTCCCCAATTcgactgtgcggacttcacaagcaaatcatggaagacactttccgcccatacttgattttcgtttagaagagactttcttttattttcaacgaaaaatacaataaaagcggcgagtgtcgtccctgaaaagcaTGTGCGGATTACGCAgtctaatctggggcgacactttaggcATCCATTATGCTCCATTTACCCAGAGCGAGACTCAGTTGTATTTGCTCTAAAATCGATCTTATTATCAAACAACGTGGACCAGATCTGCAGTAAATACCACTGTTATAGCAAATATGTTATATATCTAAATGAAACATTTGCTTTGTTAAAcaacaaacttttttatttctatttcttTGATAGAAACCTTCTATTAATTGAGAATAAATGTTCCTATAAAACCAAGGGTTATCTCAGCATGGAACACATTTTCATTGAGTTGTCCGAACTAAATCCGGATTAAGTTTACATGGGTTATCGCTCATAATCTGAGGGGAGCCGTGCTGATTTTGACATAGCGACACGTATAAACTATAATGAGTGTTTTGACACTTCCCTGTTAACAGTTAGGTGGCATGTAGTTCATGGTACTTGATAACCCGATAGAACATTTATGACGTGCTGGTTGTTGATCCATTTTTGTAAACTTTCATAACTTTCATAAACTTGTAATAGTGAAATATGAATATTGCATGTGAAATATCTAGCCCAAGGAAGTTCTAAACCAAGCTCAATACAACTGATATCAATTGTTTTCACTTGATTATTTGAATAGTTTCCTTTCTTTATCAGTACGCTGTCCAACATTACGAAAAAAGTCGACTTTTTTCATGGAGTAATGGACGAGTTTAATCGCAATCTGAATTTTCTTACACATTTAGATGAACGGACACCAAATTCctatttcattgaatatttttgttcaacGAATACgcttcatcatcattattatttacctAACACTTCAGTATCACTGGCCGATTACATTCTTATATAACTTAATACTTGAAGTGCTATTGACATCATGCACTCTGTTGTATCATAACATTTACGTTCAATGACATACCACATTTCCATtctatttacactttattttaattgacaaacTGCATTATTATTTACCTTAATACTGAAGTTCAATGGACACACTTCCATCTtatttttctttacataaacgTTCAATGGTACTTACCCCATTCTTATTTTACTTACACTTTAGTTCAATGGATATActtcattattattaaatttcactCTTTAGTACGAcggacataaaacatctgatctGATTTAGGTCTTGAATAGTTCAACATATACACTGCATtcttattcaacaacaaactttACATCGGCGTAAACAAGTTACATTTGACGTACATTATACCTCTATTAAAAACCCATTTTATTAACTACTATTTAAGTTAAATTGCACCAATGTTCGTCATCATAGTCAATTATAGACTTAatttactaacattttaataattgtcATTACTTGAAGTATTAACAGATTGTCTTATTAAACTTAACGACCATTTGGCGCTTGCATGTGTCTCTCTTCCTGGTATGTGACTTTTTTTAAGGAAAGCTTTTTTTACTGATCCTGTTTCTAGAATAGTAAACATGCAATTTACTATATAACTTCCTTTTGTCTGTTTGCTTTTTCAGTTTCTGGTATAAGCGTTTGTTTTGAATGGTTTCCGTGAACgctaatatgagtcgtgttctgagaaaactgggcataatgcatgtgcgtaaagtgtcgtcccagattagtctgtgcagtccgcacaggctaatcagggacgacactttccgcataaacttgattttcggtaaggagggacttccttgaaactaaaaataccataaaagcggaaagtgtcgtccctgattagcctgtgcggactgcacaggctgatctgggacgacactttacgcacatgcattatgtacagttttctcagaacgcgactcatatgtggTAAGATTGTATAGCATAAACTTACTTGCAGCACTAATACTGACACTTTTTCCGATAAATCTCCTTTAAGACAAAGCGCTAATACTGCCATATTAGCAGATAAAACGCCTTTAAGACAAATCAAGTTTGGCGGCTTGTCAAATTTGGTTCGATACGGGATTTTGAGGTGTAACCCGAGACAGCTGTACGTGAATATTAAGCTAAAATATTAAGTGTAAACAAGGCAGACCGACCCTCTGATTGTTGAGGTGTTATCGCTGCAAGTGTGGAATATTTTGTACCTGTggccaaaatattttatatagattAAACAGCATGATAAAAAGTGCCTTTTATTAATCATTAATCATTAATCAATCATATTCCAGTAAGAAACTAAACTGGGCTATTTAAACTGATATTGTTAATCTGCATTATTGCTTCACACTGATCGCACACAATGTTTGAGCTGtaggaaaacatatttttacttCCCAATAAGTTTTCACAAATctttgccaaaatgtttacaCATTAGATGCGCGTTCTATTGGTCAGGTCATACTTCATGCACCTTCTTATGAAAAAGCAAGACCTTATTGTTTAACCCCGACGTGacttttaatatataatcaaTTTAATTATACTTTTTGGTCATTTTAGCAAGAGAGTCAGCATTTTCCACCAATCGGAACCCCCGGGTCGCCTCAAATGACGCTCAACGCTACACACGGGAGCGACAAAAAGGAGAATGTGTATCCCTTCGCGAGCCTCAAGCGGAAAGAAATCCGCACTCCTTACGTGTCCCATATCCAGCGTGTCACTGACGTAGCCACGCCTTACGTTTTGCACACTCAAATAACGAACGTTGACCCTGCCGTTACGCTTCAACGCGAACAGTCGCGACTTTCCAGACATTCCGGAAATGTGATTGAATACAAACACGAACCGGAACTACGTCATGAGGCGACGTTCTCCAGCCTTCAGAAGCTTCCCACTAGCTCCTCCCCTGCGCAGGAGAAGCGACCACGTGGTCGGCACGGGCGCAAGAGCAATAGCTTCAACGAACATGATCTGGATAACAGGAACGCTGACATTAAAGAGCTAACCATCCAGAGTAACCAGATGGGCCTATACAAGCGCGCCGAACGGAAGCAGCGGACGGACACTGTCAAGGGAAAAGCAGACGAATCTTTTTCGATTAGGAAGAAAATAGAGCAGTTTCGGCGCTGGCACGAAGAGCAATACAAGGAAAAGATTAAGAAACTCAAACAGGAAGTGGATCACCAATTCGAGGCCGAGCATCACAAAGCAATTCGACAGGTCGGCGCACTTCGGGAAACACCGACGTCGAAAGATATGTCCATAACAATGGAGGACAAAGTACCGTCGGAACTCTCGCACGAGAAAATGGATGATGACAAAGTGACTCCAAATTTGTCATCAACCAATGAGAACTCAAAGCCTCGTTCTGAGTCTGCTCGCACCTGGCGAACGTGGCGGAATGTGAACGAGTCTTACGCGTACAATGACGTTCAGAAATATATCAAAGAGAACGAGTTGATGGACGATGAAAAGGCCGTATGGATTAAAAAATGGATTATCGAGGTGAATAAAGCTATGAAAGAACAGCATCCAGAAAGTATATTATGATTATTGCACGCCTGAATGAAGGCGATGGCCGAAGATGGTGCGATATGAGAAGAATGCGTATTTATTTGATAGCACAATGTCTTCAAGAAAGTGTTTCAAACTGCATGATCACTTGGTTTTGATACGAAACCGAGAGATAACGCGTGAAAATCTTCTCACAAGAGATCATTTGTTTGAAAGAATTGGAATAGACTGCAGACGTGCGTTATATCTGAAATGTCCAATCCTTAAACTTGAGTTCTCAGGAACACCGTGTGTTTCAGATATTCGGCCTGTAAGCACAGTTGTTCAGAGATCAGTCAGCTGGTTTCATGCTTGAAGCGTTTGGTAGGGTCACGATGTTTTACACACAGTATTTTTTTCGGAACTCTGCACTTTTTGCATCCATTTTATAGTGTATTTGATGATTGTTATCACGTGGTGTGTACTAGAAATTTGTTCAGTTAAGTCAAGTGTTTTATCGTTTAAACATGATGGACGATGTAATATGAAATGAGCTGtgatataacatttttatttattatatgatgcTTTTGATATGACGATATTGCCAGGTTGCGCTATACATTCGTTATTTAATGTTTGTGAATGATGTTCTTTATATGATGATAATGAAAACTTGTTCAGCACATTAGCAATTTAAGTTTAGTAAATATTATCTACTGTTCCTGTACTATATTGAAACGACGGGATTGCAGTTGATTCAAACATATTTCAATGCTTT is from Dreissena polymorpha isolate Duluth1 chromosome 14, UMN_Dpol_1.0, whole genome shotgun sequence and encodes:
- the LOC127858965 gene encoding uncharacterized protein LOC127858965, translating into MLKYSTAVTNDDGIVSPTHRPDIDYTRRTIEVSAGSKGGASKMGIKRRAGVKKILSRDQRDLQFKTQQESQHFPPIGTPGSPQMTLNATHGSDKKENVYPFASLKRKEIRTPYVSHIQRVTDVATPYVLHTQITNVDPAVTLQREQSRLSRHSGNVIEYKHEPELRHEATFSSLQKLPTSSSPAQEKRPRGRHGRKSNSFNEHDLDNRNADIKELTIQSNQMGLYKRAERKQRTDTVKGKADESFSIRKKIEQFRRWHEEQYKEKIKKLKQEVDHQFEAEHHKAIRQVGALRETPTSKDMSITMEDKVPSELSHEKMDDDKVTPNLSSTNENSKPRSESARTWRTWRNVNESYAYNDVQKYIKENELMDDEKAVWIKKWIIEVNKAMKEQHPESIL